The Algoriphagus sp. TR-M9 genome has a window encoding:
- the upp gene encoding uracil phosphoribosyltransferase produces MFVLSDTPSLAHQFLLELRDIHIQKDSMRFRRNLERLGEILAYEISKSLNFNSLPIETPIQASTVLQPSEQPVIISVMRAALPFYHGFLNYFDRADSGFIGAFRDESKEGEIAIELGYHASPSIEERTVILADPMLATGKSIVETVNTLLAHGKPKHLHIASVIAAPEGIQYLKENLNCSFSLWLGAIDEKLNHQSYIVPGLGDAGDLAFGPKL; encoded by the coding sequence ATGTTTGTACTGTCTGACACCCCATCACTTGCACATCAGTTCTTACTTGAGTTAAGAGATATTCATATCCAAAAGGATAGCATGCGGTTTCGAAGAAATTTGGAGCGCTTGGGGGAAATTTTGGCTTATGAAATATCTAAATCCCTAAATTTCAACTCCTTACCCATCGAAACACCCATACAAGCATCCACGGTACTTCAGCCAAGTGAACAACCGGTGATAATCTCGGTTATGCGGGCTGCTCTTCCATTTTACCATGGATTCTTAAACTACTTCGATAGAGCTGACAGTGGATTTATAGGCGCATTCCGAGATGAAAGTAAGGAAGGTGAAATAGCGATAGAACTAGGTTACCACGCCAGCCCTAGCATTGAGGAAAGAACCGTCATACTGGCCGATCCTATGCTGGCTACCGGTAAATCAATCGTAGAAACGGTCAACACCCTATTGGCACATGGAAAACCGAAACACCTTCATATCGCGTCAGTAATTGCTGCTCCAGAAGGTATTCAGTACCTCAAAGAAAACCTAAACTGCTCTTTTTCACTATGGCTGGGAGCTATAGATGAAAAGCTTAATCATCAATCCTACATAGTACCTGGCCTGGGTGACGCCGGAGACTTAGCCTTCGGACCTAAACTTTAA
- the lipA gene encoding lipoyl synthase → MIELPVISEEATRRKKPDWLRVKLPVGKEYAKVRKLVDEHKLHTICESGNCPNMGECWGAGTATFMILGNVCTRSCSFCAVATGRPPEYDLDEPRRVAEAIKLMGVKHAVLTSVNRDELKDKGAEIWYQTVIQTKELSPETTIETLIPDVKSNWDALYRMISGGQEVVSHNMETVESLYRRVRPQAKYARSLEQTKLTKEFGKRTKTGIMLGLGEKKEEVFKAMDDLVAHGCDILTLGQYLQPTKRHIEVAEFIHPDLFAEYREEGLARGLKYVESGPLVRSSYHAERHVNV, encoded by the coding sequence ATGATCGAATTACCTGTAATTTCCGAAGAAGCAACCCGAAGAAAAAAGCCTGACTGGCTAAGGGTAAAACTTCCGGTAGGAAAAGAATATGCTAAAGTCCGCAAACTGGTAGATGAACATAAACTTCACACCATATGTGAAAGCGGAAACTGTCCAAACATGGGTGAGTGCTGGGGAGCCGGTACGGCCACCTTCATGATTTTGGGAAATGTTTGCACGCGTTCTTGCTCATTTTGTGCTGTGGCGACTGGACGTCCACCTGAATACGATCTGGACGAACCAAGGAGAGTGGCAGAAGCCATCAAGCTGATGGGTGTAAAACATGCCGTACTCACCTCTGTCAACCGTGATGAGTTGAAAGATAAAGGAGCTGAAATCTGGTACCAGACGGTAATCCAAACAAAAGAACTTTCACCTGAAACCACCATAGAAACATTAATTCCGGACGTGAAATCCAATTGGGATGCACTCTATCGAATGATTTCAGGGGGTCAAGAAGTGGTTTCCCATAACATGGAGACCGTGGAAAGCCTTTATAGAAGAGTCCGCCCTCAAGCCAAATATGCCCGCTCGCTGGAGCAGACGAAACTAACCAAAGAATTTGGCAAAAGAACCAAGACAGGCATTATGCTAGGTTTGGGTGAGAAAAAAGAAGAAGTGTTTAAAGCCATGGATGATTTAGTAGCCCACGGATGTGATATTCTTACCCTTGGCCAATATCTGCAGCCCACCAAAAGACATATAGAGGTAGCTGAATTTATCCACCCAGATCTTTTTGCAGAATATAGAGAAGAGGGATTGGCTAGAGGATTGAAATATGTAGAATCAGGACCGTTGGTGAGATCATCTTATCATGCTGAAAGGCACGTGAACGTGTAA
- a CDS encoding OsmC family protein, whose product MPTIKSSYLGNLRTESEHLQSGVKIISDAPVDNNGKGEAFSPTDLVASALGSCMVTIMGIVADRDGMSLEGLSWEVTKVMQSNPRKIAEIVVDFHWENPVEDAAALQKLKNAAKTCPVALSLDSSVKQTLNFNF is encoded by the coding sequence ATGCCCACTATAAAAAGTTCATATTTAGGGAATTTAAGAACCGAATCCGAGCACCTTCAATCCGGTGTCAAAATTATCTCTGATGCCCCTGTCGATAACAATGGCAAAGGCGAGGCATTTTCGCCCACCGATCTCGTGGCGAGTGCTTTAGGAAGTTGTATGGTGACTATAATGGGGATTGTGGCAGATCGGGATGGCATGTCTCTGGAAGGGTTGAGCTGGGAGGTGACGAAAGTAATGCAGTCTAATCCGCGTAAAATTGCCGAAATTGTGGTGGATTTCCATTGGGAAAACCCGGTTGAAGATGCTGCTGCACTTCAGAAACTAAAAAATGCAGCAAAGACTTGCCCAGTGGCACTGAGTCTTGACTCTTCTGTCAAGCAAACTTTGAATTTCAATTTCTAA
- a CDS encoding OmpA family protein: protein MKKYLLCLAIAGLTQIGYAQTDYNRWSLETNAGFNKPMAPLTPGYLSPTLNIGHLDFGVRYMFNEHFGIKADGGFGSFSEAKDESPEFTTNYFRANLQGVANLGRIMNFQSFTRTIGFLGHAGVGGGRLSFEQTILNTQPDYMYNFIVGFTGQAKLGKRVALTGDISMIHNGRQTYTFDGNQYNAEVQPIDPMSNPYVHAPGTWWTGTLGLNFYLGKHEAHADWYVAADKYATKEELATQINGIKDMLKDSDGDGVPDYLDKEPNTPAGARVDSAGMTMDSDGDGTPDHMDKCPFMPGPASTDGCHVEEVKEQLDFFKKAIKDGYVNVYYAFDSAKPLGYSASAANYVSNFLKKNPGVSVEVKGYADELGPEDYNMKLSERRAKAVYDLLVASGVDASRLSYKGYGEDTSVDKSSADARQMARRASFEIK from the coding sequence ATGAAAAAGTATTTGCTTTGCCTAGCTATAGCTGGGCTTACTCAAATCGGTTATGCTCAAACTGACTATAATCGATGGTCTCTGGAAACAAACGCTGGCTTTAACAAGCCCATGGCTCCACTCACCCCAGGTTATTTATCCCCTACTTTAAATATTGGTCACCTTGATTTCGGTGTGAGGTATATGTTCAATGAACACTTCGGCATAAAAGCAGACGGGGGATTTGGATCCTTTTCTGAGGCGAAGGATGAAAGCCCAGAATTTACCACAAATTATTTTCGTGCAAACCTACAGGGAGTAGCAAACCTGGGTAGAATCATGAACTTCCAATCATTCACCAGAACCATTGGGTTTTTAGGACATGCGGGAGTAGGGGGAGGAAGACTCAGTTTCGAACAAACCATCCTCAACACCCAGCCAGATTACATGTATAACTTTATAGTTGGTTTTACCGGTCAAGCGAAACTCGGAAAAAGAGTAGCCTTGACTGGCGATATCTCAATGATTCATAATGGACGTCAAACCTATACCTTTGATGGAAATCAATATAATGCTGAGGTACAACCAATAGACCCTATGTCAAACCCATACGTGCATGCTCCAGGCACCTGGTGGACAGGGACTTTAGGTTTGAATTTCTACTTGGGTAAGCACGAAGCGCATGCAGACTGGTATGTAGCTGCTGACAAATATGCTACGAAAGAAGAGCTAGCTACTCAAATCAACGGCATCAAAGACATGCTGAAAGATTCTGACGGTGATGGTGTACCTGATTACCTGGACAAAGAGCCTAATACTCCTGCTGGAGCTAGAGTAGACTCTGCAGGTATGACTATGGATTCTGACGGTGACGGCACCCCTGATCACATGGACAAATGTCCTTTCATGCCAGGTCCAGCTTCTACTGACGGATGTCATGTGGAAGAAGTAAAAGAGCAACTTGATTTCTTCAAGAAAGCAATCAAAGATGGCTATGTAAATGTTTACTATGCGTTCGATAGCGCTAAGCCGCTTGGATATTCTGCTAGCGCTGCAAACTATGTTTCTAACTTCTTGAAAAAGAATCCTGGCGTAAGCGTAGAGGTTAAAGGTTATGCTGACGAACTAGGTCCAGAAGATTATAACATGAAACTTTCTGAAAGAAGAGCTAAAGCAGTCTATGACTTGCTAGTAGCCTCAGGTGTGGATGCCTCTAGACTTTCTTACAAAGGTTACGGCGAAGACACTAGCGTAGACAAGTCTTCTGCTGATGCGAGACAAATGGCTAGAAGAGCGAGCTTCGAGATAAAGTAA
- the sdaAA gene encoding L-serine ammonia-lyase, iron-sulfur-dependent, subunit alpha, which produces MSYLFESFTGWKSYCEEHKITLPESVIEYEIDQKSGDADQIKTGILQAFVVMKDAVKTGLEEDMTSRSGMINNGAKKVYNHPLAVLSPEFQQLISRALAAKEVNSCMGRVVAAPTAGASGILPGVLVTLQDIHGLNDEQIVEGLLVGAGIALIIEEKASLAGAVGGCQAETGSAAAMAAGAIVHCLGGDTDQVFNAVAVTIQCMLGLVCDPVAGLVEVPCVVRNASAAAIAFSSSQIALANVNAVIPVDECVEAMGEIGSSMESRYKETAMGGLAATLTGQGIAEKVLIKDIEILPDEELDE; this is translated from the coding sequence ATGAGTTACCTTTTTGAATCCTTTACGGGATGGAAGTCATATTGCGAAGAGCATAAAATCACCTTGCCCGAATCCGTGATTGAATACGAAATTGATCAGAAAAGCGGAGATGCTGATCAAATAAAGACTGGGATTCTACAGGCTTTTGTTGTGATGAAAGATGCGGTGAAGACAGGTCTGGAAGAAGATATGACTTCCCGATCAGGCATGATAAATAACGGTGCAAAGAAGGTTTACAATCATCCTTTGGCAGTATTGTCACCGGAATTTCAGCAATTGATTTCCAGAGCACTCGCCGCCAAGGAAGTCAACAGCTGTATGGGAAGAGTGGTGGCAGCGCCTACAGCAGGGGCCAGCGGAATTTTGCCTGGGGTTCTGGTGACACTTCAGGATATTCATGGACTCAATGATGAGCAGATTGTGGAGGGACTCTTAGTTGGGGCGGGAATTGCTTTGATTATAGAAGAAAAAGCAAGCTTGGCCGGTGCAGTGGGGGGCTGTCAAGCCGAAACTGGCTCAGCTGCAGCCATGGCGGCGGGAGCGATAGTGCATTGCCTTGGTGGTGATACAGATCAGGTTTTCAATGCCGTCGCTGTTACCATTCAATGCATGCTTGGTTTGGTCTGTGACCCAGTGGCAGGGCTGGTAGAGGTACCCTGCGTGGTGAGAAATGCCAGTGCCGCAGCTATTGCCTTTAGTTCCTCGCAGATTGCCCTGGCTAATGTAAACGCAGTAATTCCCGTGGATGAATGCGTGGAAGCAATGGGTGAGATAGGCAGTTCTATGGAGAGCCGGTATAAAGAGACAGCGATGGGAGGTCTGGCGGCTACCTTGACTGGCCAGGGAATAGCCGAAAAAGTTTTGATCAAAGATATAGAGATCCTTCCAGATGAGGAATTAGATGAATAA
- a CDS encoding M20/M25/M40 family metallo-hydrolase produces MKFLFEILNIPSVSGDESTLSEFILQYIHQRKNDWNVVPEIYHGEDFHDCILLKFGNPRTAVFAHMDTIGFMARYQNQLVSIGGPELTEDVELVGEDSLGKIACRLKGDEENSYHDFPRKIEPGTRLSFKQDVRVDEEFIQAAYLDNRLGVYSAIEICETIRDGWVVFSTYEEHGGGSMPFLLKFIQDKAPIKQALISDITWVTEGVSFHEGVVISIRDKFIPRKKFVDKIIALAEESQIPYQLEVEASGGSDGREVQFSPYAIDWCFIGAAEENVHSPNEKVSLADLDAMVKLYAYLMDKL; encoded by the coding sequence ATGAAATTTTTGTTCGAAATCCTTAATATCCCCAGTGTTTCTGGTGACGAATCTACATTATCGGAATTTATTTTACAATATATACACCAACGAAAGAATGATTGGAATGTTGTTCCAGAAATTTACCATGGTGAGGATTTTCACGATTGCATTCTTTTAAAGTTCGGGAATCCTAGGACAGCAGTGTTTGCTCACATGGATACCATTGGGTTTATGGCGAGGTATCAAAACCAGTTGGTCAGTATAGGAGGGCCAGAGCTTACCGAGGATGTAGAGCTGGTAGGGGAGGATTCTCTGGGCAAAATAGCGTGTAGGCTTAAAGGAGATGAGGAAAATAGCTACCATGATTTTCCTAGGAAAATAGAACCTGGAACCAGACTTTCCTTTAAACAAGATGTGAGGGTAGATGAAGAGTTTATTCAGGCAGCTTATCTGGATAATAGACTTGGAGTTTATTCTGCCATTGAAATCTGCGAAACCATCCGTGATGGCTGGGTGGTTTTTTCTACCTATGAAGAACATGGAGGGGGTAGTATGCCTTTTTTGCTCAAATTCATCCAAGATAAGGCTCCGATAAAACAAGCACTGATCTCAGATATTACTTGGGTGACTGAAGGGGTTTCTTTTCACGAAGGCGTGGTGATATCAATTCGTGATAAATTTATTCCGAGGAAAAAGTTTGTCGATAAAATCATTGCCTTGGCAGAAGAAAGCCAGATTCCTTATCAACTTGAGGTAGAAGCTAGTGGAGGTAGTGATGGGCGGGAAGTGCAATTTTCTCCCTATGCCATTGACTGGTGCTTCATAGGTGCTGCTGAAGAAAATGTCCATAGCCCCAATGAAAAGGTGTCTTTGGCAGATTTAGATGCCATGGTAAAATTGTACGCATACTTAATGGATAAATTATGA
- the obgE gene encoding GTPase ObgE: MADTNFIDYVKFCSRSGAGGPGSLHFRREKHVPKGGPDGGDGGRGGHIILRGSTNVWTLLHLKYKKHVIAENGKRGEGGRRTGADGSDIILEVPLGTVAKDAETGEKRFEITEEGQEVILTRGGRGGLGNDHFKTSTNQAPHYAQPGEEGIEEWIILELKLLADVGLVGFPNAGKSTLLSSISAARPEIGDYPFTTLVPNLGVVSYRGDQSFVMADIPGIIEGAAEGKGLGIRFLRHIERNSILVFMVPADASNIEEQYQILLGELEKYNPELLDKRRILAISKTDMLDEELMKEMEKEVPTGVPHVFISSVSQYNLDRLKDLIWQAIHEG; encoded by the coding sequence ATGGCAGATACTAATTTTATTGATTATGTGAAGTTTTGCTCCCGCTCAGGAGCTGGCGGTCCTGGATCTCTGCACTTCCGTAGAGAAAAGCATGTGCCCAAAGGAGGTCCTGACGGCGGTGATGGGGGTAGAGGGGGGCACATAATCCTACGGGGAAGTACCAATGTTTGGACATTGCTACACCTTAAATATAAGAAGCATGTCATCGCTGAGAATGGCAAAAGAGGTGAAGGAGGAAGAAGAACTGGTGCAGACGGCAGCGATATCATCCTTGAGGTGCCACTTGGCACTGTGGCAAAAGATGCCGAGACCGGCGAAAAGCGGTTTGAAATCACAGAAGAAGGGCAAGAAGTCATATTGACCCGCGGAGGTAGAGGAGGATTGGGAAATGATCATTTCAAGACATCAACCAATCAAGCGCCGCACTATGCACAGCCTGGGGAAGAGGGAATCGAAGAATGGATTATCCTTGAATTAAAGCTTTTGGCAGATGTAGGGCTGGTAGGCTTTCCAAATGCTGGGAAATCCACCCTGCTTTCATCCATCTCAGCTGCCAGGCCGGAAATCGGCGATTACCCATTTACCACTTTGGTGCCGAATCTGGGCGTGGTAAGTTATAGAGGTGACCAGTCATTTGTGATGGCAGATATACCGGGGATCATAGAAGGTGCCGCAGAAGGGAAAGGGCTAGGAATACGTTTTCTCAGACACATTGAGCGTAATTCCATTCTGGTGTTTATGGTGCCTGCCGATGCAAGCAATATTGAAGAGCAATACCAAATTCTCCTAGGGGAATTGGAGAAATATAATCCAGAGCTGCTGGACAAGCGAAGGATACTGGCAATCTCCAAAACGGACATGCTGGATGAGGAACTTATGAAAGAAATGGAGAAAGAAGTCCCTACAGGTGTGCCACATGTATTCATATCTTCAGTCTCACAGTACAATCTTGACAGGCTGAAAGATTTGATCTGGCAGGCCATTCATGAAGGGTAA
- the hpt gene encoding hypoxanthine phosphoribosyltransferase: MIPKKTVTIKEKQFDVFLGQDQIKERNVQLGEKISRDFAGEELLVLGVLNGSFIYMADLCREIDLPLVTSFIRISSYAGTESTGNVKSILGLTENLNGKNVLIIEDIVDTGHSMKYLLDTISGHNPARVAIATLLHKPDAFQYNYALDYVGFEIPNKFVLGYGLDYDGFGRNLPDIYQLSPIH; this comes from the coding sequence ATGATTCCAAAAAAAACGGTAACAATAAAGGAGAAGCAGTTTGATGTTTTTCTCGGGCAAGATCAGATCAAGGAAAGGAATGTGCAGCTTGGGGAAAAAATCTCACGCGATTTTGCAGGAGAAGAACTGCTGGTGCTGGGCGTGTTGAATGGCTCCTTTATATATATGGCAGATTTGTGCAGGGAAATTGATTTGCCTTTGGTTACTAGCTTTATTAGAATCAGCAGCTATGCCGGCACCGAATCTACGGGGAATGTGAAATCAATTCTAGGTCTGACCGAAAACCTCAATGGGAAAAATGTGCTGATTATAGAAGATATTGTTGATACGGGGCACAGCATGAAATACCTGTTGGATACCATTTCCGGCCACAATCCGGCACGTGTAGCCATCGCCACTTTGCTCCACAAGCCAGATGCATTTCAGTATAATTACGCCTTAGATTATGTGGGTTTTGAAATTCCCAATAAATTTGTCCTAGGCTATGGCCTTGATTATGATGGCTTCGGTAGAAATCTTCCCGATATTTACCAGCTTTCTCCTATTCATTAA
- a CDS encoding OmpA family protein, whose protein sequence is MKKLILSTIMAGALAIGANAQDYDKFSLEVGGGFNKPMAPLTPGYLSPTLNLGHVEFGARYMFNEKFGLKLDYGFGSFKEAGADDAATGTFDTKYYRLDLQMVSNLGRIMHFESFSRSLGLLGHFGAGIGNVNPEENLYNDFTDDVYNFIVGVTPQLKIGKSVAIFGDISAIINGRQTVAFDGASVIRPEDQGFYGANGTWWTGTVGLQFYLGKNEEHADWYVAADKYATKEELATQINGIKDMLKDSDGDGVPDYLDKEPNTPAGARVDSAGMTMDSDGDGTPDHMDKCPFMPGPASTDGCPVEEVKEQLDFFKKAINDGYVNVYYAFDSAKPLGYSASAANYVSNFLKKNPGVSVEVKGYADELGPEDYNMKLSERRAKAVYDLLVASGVDASRLSYKGYGEDTSVDKSSADARQMARRASFEVK, encoded by the coding sequence ATGAAAAAACTAATACTATCAACAATTATGGCAGGCGCTCTGGCAATCGGAGCAAATGCCCAGGACTATGACAAATTTTCCCTAGAAGTAGGCGGAGGTTTTAACAAACCAATGGCTCCTTTAACACCGGGATACCTGTCTCCAACCTTAAATCTTGGCCACGTAGAATTTGGCGCGAGATACATGTTCAACGAGAAGTTCGGATTAAAACTCGATTATGGATTCGGTAGCTTCAAAGAAGCTGGAGCAGATGATGCTGCTACTGGCACCTTTGACACCAAATACTACAGATTGGATCTTCAGATGGTTTCTAACCTAGGAAGAATCATGCATTTCGAATCATTCTCTAGATCTCTAGGTCTATTGGGTCACTTCGGTGCAGGTATAGGAAATGTAAATCCTGAAGAAAATCTTTATAATGACTTCACTGACGATGTGTATAACTTTATCGTAGGTGTTACTCCTCAATTGAAGATTGGTAAAAGTGTGGCCATTTTTGGTGACATCAGTGCGATCATCAACGGACGTCAGACGGTAGCGTTCGACGGAGCATCAGTTATCAGACCAGAAGACCAAGGTTTCTATGGCGCTAATGGTACTTGGTGGACGGGTACTGTTGGACTTCAGTTTTACCTAGGTAAAAATGAAGAGCATGCAGATTGGTATGTAGCTGCTGACAAATATGCTACGAAAGAAGAGCTTGCTACTCAAATCAACGGCATCAAAGACATGCTGAAAGATTCTGACGGTGATGGTGTACCTGATTACCTGGACAAAGAGCCTAATACTCCTGCTGGAGCTAGAGTAGATTCTGCAGGTATGACTATGGATTCTGACGGTGACGGCACCCCTGATCACATGGACAAGTGTCCTTTCATGCCAGGTCCAGCTTCTACTGACGGATGTCCTGTGGAAGAAGTAAAAGAGCAACTTGATTTCTTCAAGAAAGCAATCAACGATGGCTATGTAAATGTTTACTATGCGTTCGATAGCGCTAAGCCGCTTGGATATTCTGCTAGCGCTGCAAACTATGTTTCTAACTTCTTGAAAAAGAATCCTGGCGTAAGCGTAGAGGTTAAAGGTTATGCTGACGAACTAGGTCCAGAAGATTATAACATGAAACTTTCTGAAAGAAGAGCTAAAGCAGTTTATGACTTGCTAGTAGCTTCAGGTGTGGATGCATCTAGACTTTCTTACAAAGGTTACGGCGAAGACACTAGCGTAGACAAGTCTTCTGCTGATGCGAGACAAATGGCTAGAAGAGCGAGCTTCGAAGTGAAATAA
- a CDS encoding calcium/sodium antiporter, with protein sequence MLPYLLLILGFVILLYGGKILVDGASAMAVKLGMSAGLIGMTVVAFGTSAPELLVSVNAALKGNSDISIGNVIGSNIANIALVLGISGIFYPILIKKIHIRFDYVVTLLVSILFYGLSFNGIISFWEGILLFSIFIGFNYYLFKSPNAELTDNTEVEEEIEQVKNYSWFAAIGLFIGGVVGLYAGSELLVNNAVKISREFGVSERIIGVTVIAIGTSLPELITSIMAALAKRTDLALGNILGSNIMNILSIIGITAIIKPIGVSQAFIDSDFLWMLGITVLLFLLMRTKMRVSKVEGSILLLSYFAYMYFLL encoded by the coding sequence ATGCTTCCTTACCTTCTGTTAATACTCGGATTTGTCATACTTCTTTATGGAGGTAAAATTCTGGTCGATGGAGCTTCTGCTATGGCTGTTAAGCTAGGTATGAGTGCTGGGCTGATTGGAATGACAGTGGTGGCTTTTGGCACCTCAGCACCTGAACTGCTAGTCAGTGTAAATGCAGCCCTAAAAGGAAACAGTGATATTTCCATTGGCAATGTCATCGGCTCGAATATCGCAAACATCGCCCTCGTACTAGGTATAAGCGGGATATTCTATCCTATTTTGATCAAAAAGATACATATACGTTTTGATTACGTAGTTACGCTTCTAGTATCTATCCTTTTCTATGGCTTAAGTTTCAATGGGATAATTTCGTTCTGGGAAGGAATTCTACTATTCTCCATATTCATAGGCTTCAATTACTATCTTTTCAAAAGCCCTAATGCAGAACTTACCGACAATACTGAAGTAGAAGAAGAAATCGAACAGGTAAAAAACTATTCCTGGTTTGCAGCCATTGGATTATTTATTGGTGGTGTAGTTGGTTTATATGCCGGGTCTGAGCTTTTGGTGAACAATGCAGTGAAAATTTCCCGAGAGTTTGGAGTATCTGAGCGGATCATAGGAGTAACCGTTATTGCGATTGGCACTAGTCTTCCCGAACTGATTACTTCCATCATGGCAGCGCTGGCCAAAAGAACTGATTTAGCACTAGGTAATATACTAGGTAGCAACATCATGAATATCCTTTCCATCATTGGAATTACTGCTATCATTAAGCCCATTGGGGTTTCTCAAGCATTCATTGATTCTGATTTTCTCTGGATGCTAGGAATTACGGTTCTACTATTCCTGCTCATGCGAACCAAAATGCGTGTTTCCAAAGTAGAAGGCTCCATACTTTTACTTAGCTACTTTGCATATATGTATTTCTTGCTTTGA
- a CDS encoding adenylate kinase, with translation MYNIVLFGPPGAGKGTQSEKLIQKYGLTHLSTGDLFRKHLGEGTELGQLAKKYMNEGRLVPDEVVIGMVEDKINETKDAKGFIFDGFPRTTAQAEALDKMLEKHGLSINGMIALDVSEDILRARIKERGKTSNRADDQDDEKITTRIQVYLEETLPVADYYAAQGKLKKINGVGEIEEIFGEITSVIDSY, from the coding sequence ATGTATAATATTGTGTTATTTGGTCCTCCGGGTGCAGGCAAAGGCACCCAAAGTGAAAAACTTATTCAAAAGTATGGTTTGACTCACCTTTCTACAGGGGATCTCTTCAGAAAGCATCTTGGGGAAGGCACAGAGCTGGGACAGCTTGCTAAAAAATATATGAATGAAGGCCGGCTGGTTCCTGATGAAGTAGTGATCGGTATGGTAGAAGACAAAATCAACGAGACCAAAGATGCCAAAGGATTTATTTTTGACGGCTTTCCTCGGACCACTGCTCAGGCAGAGGCTTTGGATAAAATGCTTGAAAAGCACGGCCTATCCATCAATGGGATGATAGCCTTGGATGTGTCAGAGGATATCTTGAGAGCTAGAATCAAAGAAAGAGGGAAGACCTCCAATCGTGCAGATGATCAGGATGACGAGAAAATCACCACTAGAATTCAAGTATATCTAGAGGAAACCCTTCCTGTGGCTGATTACTATGCCGCCCAGGGGAAACTTAAGAAAATCAACGGAGTCGGAGAGATTGAGGAGATCTTTGGTGAGATCACTTCGGTGATAGATAGCTACTGA